A DNA window from Helianthus annuus cultivar XRQ/B chromosome 15, HanXRQr2.0-SUNRISE, whole genome shotgun sequence contains the following coding sequences:
- the LOC110896701 gene encoding zinc finger CCCH domain-containing protein 37-like yields the protein MPPPPIQYNSDGLPMRWGEQVCSFYVSYRRCGYREGCKFHHPELNYYVPQEYAGSQAFGQAQEYHDGPFESNDGLLGSSDGEFIPINE from the exons ATGCCACCTCCCCCAATTCAGTACAACTCTGATGGACTTCCGATGCGATGG GGTGAGCAAGTATGTTCTTTCTATGTCAGTTACCGTCGTTGTGGCTACCGAGAAGGCTGCAAGTTCCACCATCCAGAGCTAAACTACTACGTCCCTCAAGAGTATGCAGGTTCTCAAGCTTTTGGTCAAGCTCAGGAGTATCATGATGGACCATTTGAATCTAATGATGGACTGTTAGGATCCTCTGATGGAGAATTTATTCCAATTAACGAGTAA